ATTCTGGAGTAAATGGGGTTGTGGAGTGGAATTGTCGGAATTCAGCTGGTGAAAAGGTTGCCAGTGAAATCTACATCTATTTCATCAGAGATGATAAAAGTTCAAAAACAGGTAAATTGGGAGTGATGCGATAAATTTCGTTGTAACTATTCAGCCACAGAGGCACAAAGACACAGAGATGTTTAAGATGAAAGATTTCAATGAGATAACCAGAGAAAATCCTCGGATGTGCGATAGAAGTATATAAGCAAATTCCTCTTGTTAAAAGATGGCATCAAAAGGTATATCTTATAAAATGCTCTGTGTCTCTGTGTCTCTGTGGCAAATCTTCATACCTCTGAATAGTTACATTTCGTTTATCGTCTATCGTTTAAAACTATAAGTAACTATTCAGCCACTGATTAACACGGATTAGCACGGATAAATACAAAGGTCAAAAGACAGAAGTCAGAGGCGGGTGTTCCCCGCTGGCGGGGGTTAGGGGTGGAAATTTCCTCCACTGGCAGAGAATCAAGAAGGATAGAAAATAAAAGTTAGAAGGAGAGAACCCTTCAGCCTTCAGCCTAATTACGGACACGGAAAACGGACACGATTTACGAATTTTCAGTGTTTCATCCGTATCCATCTGTGGCTGAATAGTTACGATTTGGTTTATAATTCTTCGTGTCCTTCGTGGTTTTAAAAGATGTGAGGAAGGTTAATCTAACCGCACAGGTGGAAAATTTTTATGATTTTGTCCTAATCGAGCAGATTTTCGATACTAATTTTTGGATTTTTTTCAAAAGAGCCGAATTTTTTGTTGACACAAGGATAAAATTTGTGGTAAAATATCCTCACAATGGGCACAAATGGCTATAATACCCAAAACACTCAAAAAGCAATTTCCTATCAGTTAAAAGGTGCAGTACTGATTGTTACTCTCTGGATATTAGCTATCTTAACCCTATTGGCTATCTCTTTTGCACATCGAATGAGGGTAGAGGTAAAATTGACCAGATTTCAGGTCGATTCATTAAGGGCATTATATTTAGCTAAAGCAGGGATTAATCATGCTATGGCAGAATTGAAAAAGGATGCTAATGAATACGACAGCCTTAATGAAGAGTGGAATCTAAAAAAAGAGGTGGGATTAGGAAAAGGAAGGTTTATCTGTCAGATAAGTGATGAGGAACGGAAGATTAATCTGAATTGTGGCACCAGAACTGTTCTGGAGAAATTGCGCGGGTTGAATGTGAATGAGGGAATAGTCTCCTGCTTGATTGACTGGCGTGATGTAGATGATAAGGAAGAATACTGTGGAGCGGAGGATAAGTATTATCAAAGTATTGGTAAGAGCTACCACTGTAAAAATAACCCTTTTCAATCAATAGAAGAATTACTCTTAGTCAGAGAGGTCACTTCAGAAATACTTTATGGTGAGGATATGAATAATAATGGCATTTTAGATCCTAATGAGAACGATGGAGATGCCTCTTTTCCTAATGATGATATGGATGGAGAGTTGGATTTTGGAATCAGTAGATATGTTACCGTCTACTCTACCGGTATGGTTAATTTTAACACCGCTGAGGTAGAAGTATTAGAATGTCTACCATTCCTGGATAAAGAATTAGCTCAGGGAATTGTGGATTATCGGGATCAAAGGGAGTGGAAATATGATGAGAATGAGTGTCCTTTCCCAAATTTTAAGGCACTAATGAATGTCGATGAGGTAAAGAATAAATATGACATCTATAAAGATAAAGATACACCTGAAGGTAAAAAAATGCAGGAAGAATATAAACAGTTGGAGCAAGATTATTTTACTCCAAAATCTCGTAATTTTAAAATTACAGCTACTGGTATAGTAGATAAAGTGATAAGAAGGGTTACTGTAATTTTCGATAGGGAAACTGAGAAGATGAAGTATTATCGGGAAGATTAAGGACGCTATTTTAGAGAAGGCTTAGATGTACAGAGAAGTTTCTTTTTCCCATTTGACAAATTATTTAGTGTCTATGCTACACTATAACTACACAAAAATTACTTTTACGAGGAGGTTGAGGTAAGATGAGTAAAAAAGCATTAAGTGGTTTGATGATCGGGTTAATAGTAGGAGCTTTTACTTGGGTTTATGCTATGGAAGAAGAGCCTAAAGAGATTGTAAGGGAAGAAGTAGATAAAAGCACTCCCGCGCCAGAGCAGAAGGAAGAAGAGAAAAAAAGTCCTCTATGGGGTATAAGTGCAGAAAAGATAAAGGTGGAAAAAATTGTTCAGTTGACTACAGATGGAGGGGTTGAATCAATTCAATTTTCTCCTGATGGTAAGAAGATTGTAATATCAGGTAGAGGTGAAACATGGATAATGGATGCTGATGGGAAGAATAAGGGGACACTCTCTAAGAATGCACTCCCTAATTGGATTGGCAAGCAAGTATCCGGAAGTCCACTTTATTCTCTTTCCTCACCAGATGGAACTAAAATTATTGAACTGTCTCATGACAAGTCACATAAGTATTGGGAGGCTTCACCATATAGATTAGGGAAAATAAAGAATTTGACTACGGGTAAAGAAATTATATTCCCAACTAAAATGTATTCGAGTATGATTCAATGGTCGCCAGATGGACAAAAAATTTATTATAATGCCCCTGGTGCTTACAGTTATATCATTGATGTTAATGGGACTATTTTAACCCGTTTTTATCATGATGGAGAGTTTGTTTGGGCACCAGATAGTATTAAAGTTGCATATAGTGATATGGAGATTGAAGGAGACCTAGGAGATTTGGTGGGTTCGGAGATTTATGTGATGAATGCCAAAGGTACTGGTAAGATTCAATTAACTAAGACCCCTGGTAAGACGGGAATTGAGGTATCTCCTGTCTGGTCTCCTGATGCAAGTAAGATTTTATATAGACGAGAATATGATGGAAATTATTTTGTCTTAATATTAGGTGTTAAGGAGGTTGAAGAATAATAATGACAAATCCAAAACTAAGGGTTATTTTTATAATAGGTTTTCTGCTTCTATTTAGTCCTCCATCATCTCTATTTGCTGGTCTTCTAACAGGCAAGAGATTTTGTATCGACCCTGGACATGGTGGGACGAAAGCAGATGTCCCTCAAGGGGTAAACTATAATTTAGGTGCAGGTGGCTATAATGGCTCTGCATGGCCTGATGAAAAGGATCTCGTTCTTGATTGTAGCAAATGCCTATGGCTCCTCTTGAAGGAAACAGATGCCACTGAAGTAAGATTGACAAGGATAGAAGATGTATATACCTCTTATCATAGAAGAGTTACAGTAGCCAATGGGACTCCAACTGGTACACCAGCAGTCGATATGTTTATCTCTGTCCATCACAATGGGGTTAGTAACACCGAGAGTAATTATACCCAGACAAATTATGACCCCTCTCCTGGTACATGTAGCACAAATGGTACTAAAAATCATGAGTTAGCTGTATATACGGTTAATGAGTTGGATTCTCTACTTCGCATAGGTAAGTACAAAAGTAATGATGGAACATTAGCCCGAAAATGGGGTAAAAATGGGGTGTATGTTTTACATCATATCACAATGGTAGGTGAATTAACAGAGGCTTCATTCATTAGTTGCCGTACCGAATAGAACAAATTAGTCACTTCTAACAATGAATTTATTGATTACAATGAGAATGACCATTGTGATCGTGAGGAGTACATGTCCTATGCTATTCTACTTGGTATTTTAGATTATTATGACAAGTCTCATCCAGTAGTTCATACACCTGTAACTACAGCCAATGTAAATCAAGCAATAACTATTACGGCTGAAGTGATAGACTTTGCTACAGTTACTTTATGCTATCGAACTTCACCCGGAGGGACCCACACATTTACAAAAGTGCCTATGGTTAAAGGGGCAGAGACTACGTGGTCAGCAACTATTCCAGCCTCAGCAGTAACCTTATCTGGAGTAGAATATTACATTGCAGTAACTGAGGAATATCTTCAGACTTCAGCTCCATATTTGATAACCGTACTCTCTCCACAGGATGGAGCTACACTCAATACACCAAGACCAACCTTTGATTGGAGTGATTCACCCTATACCTCAAAATACACAATACAGGTAGCCACATCCACTACCTTTACTAATCCTGTGATTAACGCTACTATTACAACTTCATCATATACTCCCAATCTTGACCTTTCTACTAATACAACCTACTACTGGAAGGTGTATACTTCTCATTCAGATAGAATTAGTACCTGGACTTTACCATGGAGTTTTATGATAGGTCCCCCTCCAACTTCTCCACCTACAATTGTAAGTACAGCTCCAGTTGATGAAGCTCAAAATGTCCCAGTAGACACAAAAATCGTTGTCACCTTCAGTCTTCCTATGAATAAAGCTGATACAGTAGCGGCCTTCTCCATTTCCCCTATGGATATCAGATTAATAAATCCAACTTGGAGTGATAATGATACTGTCGTAACTTTTGATTTAAGCGATAAATTAAAGATGAATACAACTTATAGAGTAACAATTACTACTATAGCAAAAAGTGCAAATAACGTTTCGTTAGTACAGAATTATAATTGGACATTTACCACTATTCAGAGATGTTGGAGTGAGGATATAAGATTGACTAATACATCAGGTTACTCCCAATATCCTGCAATTGCTGTAGAGGATAAAAACGTCCATGTTGTCTGGATTGATAAGCGTACTGGAAGTTGGGAAATTTATTACAAGAAAAGTATGGATGGTGGAAATACGTGGGAAGCTGATGAAGAATTGACTAATTTCCCAGACACCCCTATGCCTGCGATTCCTCTTAGAGATCCTCGTATTGTTGTAGAGAATAATAATATTCATCTTGTCTGGAGTGAAGATAGAGATGGAAATTGGAAGACTGAAATTTATTATAAGAGAAGTACCGATGGTGGGAATACATGGGAACCTGAGAAAAAATTAACTAATACTCCAAAAGAATGTGAAGCCCCTACTATTGACATAGATAATGGAAATGTTCATATAATCTGGGAGGATGATCGAGATGGTGCTTCTCAACTTTATTATAGAAGAAGTACTGATAACGGATTCAGTTGGAACTCTGAGACACGATTGCCTAATGTTAGCTATGGACATGATCCCGTGGTTATTGCAAAAGATAATGTTGTTCATGTGCTCTGGAATGATTTTTTCTATCCTAATCACGCAATTTGTTATATGAAAAGTATTGACGGAGGACAGAGTTGGGGTTCTAGAGTAATGTTAGCCAGTTACAAAGGAGACATGTGGACACATGATATGGCTATAAATGGTAATAATATTCATGTGGTTTGGATACAAGACTATTTTATAGAATATCACCGGCAGTGGGCAATATATTATACAATGAGTACAGATGGTGGAAATAGTTGGAAAAATAATGTAATCCTGAAAGATTCAGGAAATTATGACGACTCTGTCATAACAGATACATCTACAGGTGATATTTATCTAGCTTATAAAAGTTATGAGGATGAAGAAAGTTATATTTATTATATAAAAAGTATGGATAACGGAGTTACATGGGAAGATGCTATAAAGTTAAGTACTGGCTATTCACCTCAAATAATTTCAGATAATAATGATGTACATATAGTTTGGGATGACAATCGTGAGGAAGATTGGGAAATCTATTATAAATCCTATACTTCAGGTTTTGATGTTCCTCCAATTACTCCAACAGATTTAAATTTCGAAGCAGGATATGGAATTGTACGCTTAAGTTGGACGCCTAATCCAGAAACTGATATAGCTAAATACAATATCTATAGAGATGATACCAAAATAGGAAGTGTTACTATTCCATTTTATCAGGATACCAATGTAGTCAGTGGCAAAACCTACATATACACTATAACTGCTGTAGACAATGCTGGTAATGAAAGCAGCCCACAGCTTCCTAATACTCTGAATCCCCCACTTATAGTTCAGGTTCCATCACCTATTCCATTAACTGTTAATCCAGCTATTGATAGTACCCCCAGTTATTCACCGGATGAGTCTACAATAATCTTTTATACTGACCGTAATGGAACAGGGGATATTTATGGAATGAATTCTGATGGAAGTAATTTAATAGGTATTATGGAAGACTCATATAATAATTATTCTCCTGATTGTTCTCCTGGTGGAGATATGCTTGCTTTTGTCTCTAATAGAAGTGGGAATGATGACATCTGGGTATTGAAGAATTTAAATAAAGTTATACAAGGAAATTCACCTGAATTAGTTCCATTAGATGTGGGTGGACAGGGTTGTGATTCTCCAAAATGGTCACCTGATGGTAAAATGATAGCTTTTAATCATACTACAGGAGAAAAGAAACATATTTTTGTAGTAACGAATGTCCAGGATATAATTTCAGGTGATGCTACTACTGCTATAGTAAAACAAGTGACCGATGAAATTGGTGATGATTCAAAACCAATGTGGTCACCTGATGGAGCTATGATTGCTTATACTTCCAAAAGAAATCTTAATAATTCGGATGTCTATGTAGTTAAGAATGTGTTAGATGTTATCTACAATGCAGAACCTATTTTAGCT
This is a stretch of genomic DNA from bacterium. It encodes these proteins:
- a CDS encoding N-acetylmuramoyl-L-alanine amidase, which produces MTNPKLRVIFIIGFLLLFSPPSSLFAGLLTGKRFCIDPGHGGTKADVPQGVNYNLGAGGYNGSAWPDEKDLVLDCSKCLWLLLKETDATEVRLTRIEDVYTSYHRRVTVANGTPTGTPAVDMFISVHHNGVSNTESNYTQTNYDPSPGTCSTNGTKNHELAVYTVNELDSLLRIGKYKSNDGTLARKWGKNGVYVLHHITMVGELTEASFISCRTE
- a CDS encoding helix-hairpin-helix domain-containing protein, whose translation is MGTNGYNTQNTQKAISYQLKGAVLIVTLWILAILTLLAISFAHRMRVEVKLTRFQVDSLRALYLAKAGINHAMAELKKDANEYDSLNEEWNLKKEVGLGKGRFICQISDEERKINLNCGTRTVLEKLRGLNVNEGIVSCLIDWRDVDDKEEYCGAEDKYYQSIGKSYHCKNNPFQSIEELLLVREVTSEILYGEDMNNNGILDPNENDGDASFPNDDMDGELDFGISRYVTVYSTGMVNFNTAEVEVLECLPFLDKELAQGIVDYRDQREWKYDENECPFPNFKALMNVDEVKNKYDIYKDKDTPEGKKMQEEYKQLEQDYFTPKSRNFKITATGIVDKVIRRVTVIFDRETEKMKYYRED
- a CDS encoding Ig-like domain-containing protein; the protein is MSYAILLGILDYYDKSHPVVHTPVTTANVNQAITITAEVIDFATVTLCYRTSPGGTHTFTKVPMVKGAETTWSATIPASAVTLSGVEYYIAVTEEYLQTSAPYLITVLSPQDGATLNTPRPTFDWSDSPYTSKYTIQVATSTTFTNPVINATITTSSYTPNLDLSTNTTYYWKVYTSHSDRISTWTLPWSFMIGPPPTSPPTIVSTAPVDEAQNVPVDTKIVVTFSLPMNKADTVAAFSISPMDIRLINPTWSDNDTVVTFDLSDKLKMNTTYRVTITTIAKSANNVSLVQNYNWTFTTIQRCWSEDIRLTNTSGYSQYPAIAVEDKNVHVVWIDKRTGSWEIYYKKSMDGGNTWEADEELTNFPDTPMPAIPLRDPRIVVENNNIHLVWSEDRDGNWKTEIYYKRSTDGGNTWEPEKKLTNTPKECEAPTIDIDNGNVHIIWEDDRDGASQLYYRRSTDNGFSWNSETRLPNVSYGHDPVVIAKDNVVHVLWNDFFYPNHAICYMKSIDGGQSWGSRVMLASYKGDMWTHDMAINGNNIHVVWIQDYFIEYHRQWAIYYTMSTDGGNSWKNNVILKDSGNYDDSVITDTSTGDIYLAYKSYEDEESYIYYIKSMDNGVTWEDAIKLSTGYSPQIISDNNDVHIVWDDNREEDWEIYYKSYTSGFDVPPITPTDLNFEAGYGIVRLSWTPNPETDIAKYNIYRDDTKIGSVTIPFYQDTNVVSGKTYIYTITAVDNAGNESSPQLPNTLNPPLIVQVPSPIPLTVNPAIDSTPSYSPDESTIIFYTDRNGTGDIYGMNSDGSNLIGIMEDSYNNYSPDCSPGGDMLAFVSNRSGNDDIWVLKNLNKVIQGNSPELVPLDVGGQGCDSPKWSPDGKMIAFNHTTGEKKHIFVVTNVQDIISGDATTAIVKQVTDEIGDDSKPMWSPDGAMIAYTSKRNLNNSDVYVVKNVLDVIYNAEPILAQLTNDSSEDMGCGFSPDGERFALASERGNNGKLNTWIINNVQEVITEGPQVASMSYLFPSHANETVTWFPDGTKLLVTSDKEGNLDIYVADYLSDNSAFPVANITSPISNQQVRGEVIIKGTAEDNVSVDGGTILSKLVSYTLEYGECPAPDSWVEIITSTTPVTNGTLAVWDTSGLLDGIYTIRLTATDGEDSNVERVTIKIDNAPPIITNPQVTPDTVSIGEQVKFTAQVTDEFSGVKSVTINLTPIDGSANQLMFDDGTYGDEIANDGVYTYKTTIPDSVSVGIKDLVITAEDNVSNINKATISLQVINPKITSVNPTSGTIGTEVTLKGEGYLATEEVRIDFGTTRSIGVVQINQAGSFTATFTVDTQPGGTITVTARGKDYTDFTWFKIFGRITLVSPQQGTVGTRIEVMGDGFAANERIEIDFGTNPTITVTSSDNAGRFWTVFTADTQPGCGTITVSARGKDCVAYSWFRMIGRITLVSPQQGTVGPRIEVMGDGFGASELIYIDFGTNPTIAVTWSDNVGRFWAVFTADTQPGCGTITISAKGKDCVAYSWFRMIGRITYVSPQQGTVGTRIEVMGDGFAANERIEIDFGTNPTIAVASSDNAGRFWAVFTADTQPGCGTITVSAKGKDCVAYSWFRMLGRITAVSPQQGTIGTAVTVRGDGFAASELIYIDFGTNPTIAVILSDGLGRFTAVFTADTQPGCGTITVSAKGKDCVAYSWFRMLGRITAVSPQQGTIGTAVTVRGDGFAASELIYIGFGTNPTITTTISDYLGRFIAVFTADTQPGCGTITVSAKGRDC